The genomic interval ggagcagggcactggCTCAGACACACAGAGTTACAGGTGGCCTGCTCCTGCACCTCTAAGATTTCCTTCTTGCAGAATGTCCAACATTCCTGGactcctttttccttcaggaCTGCCTGTGATACTCTGTCAACCAGGCTCCTAAAGAAGCTAAAGTCTGCCATTCAGAGGGTGAGGTGGAAAAGTGGCAGTTCTGTTGACCCTTCTCCTTATTTGTCCAAGAACTGAAAACTCTACCATTGTATGATTGCTGTGCTCAGGATGGCTTCCAACTGTCGCATCACCCACCAGTCCTTCTCTGTTCCCAAACACCAGATCCAGTGGATGCCTTCCCTGGTTGTCTCCCTcaccagctgtgtcaggagTTATCTTCCACACACTCCAGGAACCTCCTGGACTGTCTCCTCTGCTGTGTTGTACTTAGAGCAGACATCTGGTAAACTGAAGTCACCCACAAGAAAAAGGGCCAATGACTACGAGCCTTATCCCATCTGCCTATAGAATATTTTGTCTGCCTCTTCACCCTGGTGGGGTGGTCTGTAACAGACTCCCACCTTATTGGCCTTCCCCAATTCCTACCATAACCACTCAACCctatcatcatcatcattaaaCTCTAGACAGTCAAAACACTCCCTAACACACAGGGCTCCCCCactgcctctccttcctcacCTGTCTCCCCTGAAGAGTTTACAGACATCCACTGCAAGCACTCCAGCTGTGAGAGTCATCCCACCCTATTTTCGTGATGGCAACTATCAACATATCAGTGGTTCAGACACATTCTGAAGAGATTCTGAAGGATGCCTGTCACCTCCTACCAGTTCTGTACCTCACAGAGGAAGGTGAAGATGCCCTGATGTTCCTTGAGGAGCTTGGCAATTGTGAGGCTGCTCTGCTTGATCCCACCTAGCGGGTCAAAGAGGAGGTCACGGTTGAGGgtccccttcctctcctctgtccACACGTCGATTTCTTCCTGGTGGTACGCGAAGGTGCAGTTATCCCCGTACTTACAGTCCTGCTTGTTAAGCATATCTACAAAGCAACAAACAGCACACACCACCACACAGGCAGGGCGGCCTGGTCAGAAACTAAACTCTCTCTTGTCTTCTCCCACTGCCCATGCCTCACATGGAACTGAAAGCAAGGAAACAGAGAGCTAAAAGGAAAAGACATCTCCTCCCAAGTTCACCTATATCAAGACATTCAGGAGTTAATGCAAACTACTGAATGGTGACAATCCCCAGTAACGCTGCTATGGGGGAAACTATCTAAAAACAAAAGGCCAGCTTTAATTCAGTGCCTGGACAGATCATGACTTAACTAACCCCTTTTAAAGCCAATACAGATTAAGCTCTCCCATAGGCCCAGAAGTAAGGAGCCATTTTAGCTTGGCTCTTGCAATCTCCCCACCTCATTAGGTACTTTGTAATGACACTGCCTCGGGATACCAGTCTGGTCACACTGTCTGCATGTACTATGGGATGGACTGGAGCaaaggagcaggcagagaatGCTCTTCCTTAGGCAGAACCCCAGACCTGCCGTGGGGTAGCTGGGTTGAGTGGGACTGATGTGAGCACATGTACAGGAGGCAGGTTCTCAGTAAAGGCCAtatcagcagagcagctctgagtgctcGACTGTGCACATCAGCTCACTGAGCCTTTGGAACTCTTCTGCTCCACTACTTAATAAGCTGCCTGCTCTCCACAACATGGCAGTTCACTGCCGTTCACTGAGACATCCAGTTCACAGGCTACTGAAGGAACAGGAGACCCTAGAGCCACCAGGCAATATCAAACAGAATTTCCCTCCCAgtctcccctggcacagccccctcCCAGTTACCAAACACCGCAGATCACCTTTGCACAGATAATAGGATCCTACAaagttggttttggttgggCGAGGGCGAATCCTCTTCCAGGTCTTGTCTTCTGAGTTTTTCAGCCTGCCCAGCAGGATGTCCCGCTTGCACTTGTGCTCCAAGCCTTCCCGATAGGTGTAATCGCCAGCCTTGGGGCCTGCCAGAGAGAATAACCCCATCAGCCTGGGGAGAGCCAATTCCTagtctgtgccagggctctggtGGCAGAGCAAATGCATCACCTGTTTTGGGGTAGCAGATATGACAGGCTTGTTTGAAAACATGAGTAGATGCCAGAGGGTTCTTCACCAGCAGAGCCGTGTTGGGCATTACTGGTTCTGGCTGAGACAGCAGGTGCTCGGTGGccttgggcacagctgggtgacTCACTCCACCAAGGTTGACCTGagtgaaaacacacacacctCTCTGTTCAGCTCTGCAACCACATGAGCAACAAACCTCTCCAACCCCCTGCCCCACTCCAGTCTCAAAACctttctcatttcctctctcaTCAAAATTTTCACATCTGAAATGACATTCCTAGAAGAGATTAATGCAACTTTTTCAAAGAGAATGAACACTGTGGTGTGTTCACTTCAAAGACAGGCCTCTTTCCTATGGTAAGAGACCTCAGTTTTCTATCACAAGCCACAGAACAAAATGTCCTCCTCGTTCCTTCCCATTCCTTCTATCACAATCTACTCTGCAATGAAAAACTTTCAAATCAACCTTATCCCAACctaagaaaaaacccaaactgctTATCAGTCAATCTTCAGGGATATTCACATTGATGTTAACAGGGCCAGCAGATGACAGGAACTCAAGAATAACTTTTGTTCCAAGCTTACTAATCCTCCCCTTTCTCTCCAAGACTGGAGACACAGGACAGAGGCAGAACATCTGGAGAAGCCTCCTGATagggacagagagcagcaaagaaCTTCAGAAATCTGAAGTCAAAGTTGGCTTACTCTGCCCCATCCTTGAGCATTGTGTGGCTGTCAGATACAGTGGGACCCGGCCTCCATGATCCCCTGCTGAACTTACAACCTTGATCACACCATGTTTACCTTGGCAATATGGAGTTATGGATAAAAACAATCTTTACCTGCCTTGCCACAACATGGGAGGCAACACTCACCAAGGCAGGGTAAGAAGAGGGGCCCAAATTACCAACATCACCCAAGTGACTACTACTACCTTGGCTCCAGAGCACCCTGGGACCTCAGCACGGGGCAGTAGCTCACTCACCACTGGGGCTGGTTTTTGGCTGCCAGGTGGGTGTCGCAGTTCCTGAGAGCTAGTTTCTTCTGGgcaaaagaaagggaaaagagccccacaaaacaaaaacaatcatTTCACTCTCAGAGGCAGTTCTACTCACAAAAGAACAAACAACAgcttattaaattaatttgcttcatttatttcataatGTTTTAATACTTTCTTCCCAAAGCATCTGTCTAGACTCagaaaaaatccaggaaagGCCTTCTTGTCCCAGAAATTTTACTGAACCCAACTCTATGCTGCTGAGAACTGGCATTCCATCACCCAAAGTTGAGATCAATGTGAGTGTTCAAGTGCTGTCTGGCAAATCTCTGCTGTTCTCAAAATACTTTTGCTGCCAATACACTGCAATACTGAGGACAAGTGAACCGAGAAGAAGACCACTTCCCTCCTGAACAGGAGGGGATTTAGTCTTTGCCCACCAccctctccagcttttctcCTTGTGACATCAGAGTTCAGAGCCCCATTCCAGAGGACATTCATAGCCCTGAATCCAGAGATCTTGGCCCCTACCGTTCTGCCCAGCTCAACAAGGTCCTGTATCATCCAAAACAGTCATCATCATTCTGCTCACTTTGTGCAAAATGTCAAAGAGTCATTGAGGAGGAAGGTGGAGGAATCATGCTATAGTCCAGCAAATTGTGCCAAGGGAGGTGTTCTGGACACCAAGCCAAGTTTAAATCACATCACTCATCATTACACACCTTtatgctccttcctcctcttcagaTTTCACTCCATGCAGGTACTGATTATCTGGGATTACATACCTACAGCTTTTCTCATTACTTTTGAGCTAAACATTATCAGTTACTCTGTCCAAGACAATTCCCTGCTCTCTTCTATGTTTATATTCCTGTTCTGTTGCACCAGCAGACAAAGCTACAGGACAGATGTCCTCAGCATTGAAGGGAACAATTTTGGCATGCATTCACAGCTAAGGCAACACAAACCACATCACCCCACACCTACCAATGGGAAAGGAATCCAAGGTATCCAGCGACCCTCTGCTTGTCCCAAAGGAGTCCAGGGCATCAAGCCGTGTATCTGTGTACGGAAGCAGATCCAGGGAGTCCAGCGAATCTAAAGTGGAGCTGCCACTTCCTCCTGGTGGGGCCTCGAAGGCATCCaggacagaggaggaggagagctgctTGGTGGGATCCATCACCAGGCCAAAGGAGGCAGGTGGCAGAGGGGTGGAGACAGGGATGCTGGCTGTCACGACTGGAGGCAGCAGCGGAGTTCCCCCCGGGAACACAGGAATCAGCTGGGGCATCTCTGTTGGCAGGTTGGTAGGAATGGTGCCCTGGACCAGAGACTTcagggaagcaggaaggaggaTAAATAGTGAATCAGTATTGAGGAGCAAAGACTGAAAAGAGATGTCCTGGTTTTGGCCAGctcagagttaattttcttcttagtaaCTGGTATAGcgctgtgttttggatttagcatgagaataatgttgataacacactgatgttttggttaTTGCTAAGGCGTGCTTACTCTAAATCAAGGACTTTCCATTTCCCATGCTATGCCACTGAGCAGGTACACAAGAAAATGggggagagcacagccaggacagctgatctGAACAAGCCAAGGGGATATTCCATAACACAGAACATCATGCCCAGGATATTAACTGGGAGAAACTAGTCAGGGTCACTGACTGCTGCTCAAGGAAGGCTGGGCAATGGTCAGCAACTGGTGAGAAATTGTTCTGtttctcttgggttttattcctccctctctctcctttcctattattattgttgctgtaaatattgtattttattttgtttcaattattaaactgttcttattttAAGTCACAagtttgtggagtttttttttcaattatccTCTTCACTGGGGAAGCGGCAGGAAGAAACTGAGTGAGCAGATATCTGGCACTTAGTTGCTGACTGGGGTCAAACCATGACAATAGAGAGGCTCCCAGTGAAGGGCGTGTTGTACTAGCTGGAGCAAAAGGATACCAGCAGCTCAATCCACCTGAAGACTTCACACAGACCTTCCAATTTTTCTGTACTGCAAACAGTGTGGACTAGGATCTCTGAGGAGGTGTTGGGATACCTGAGTTTATCAGTCTGCAAGGCAGTGCCCTGCGCTGGGCACTTAAAGCAGCTCAGGTTGAGAAACAAGGCAGCCAAGTACACACAGTGCAAAGGTCAGGATAATGATCACAACCCACAGCACCTCTCATCGGGGCTTTTCCAACATGAAAATCACAATACTGCCTCCAGGCCCAAGGTGGCTCACATAATCAACACTGACAACTAAAATCCAACATAAGTATGAATACAGATTGTCTATGCAGCTCCCAGACCTGTTCAACGAACTTAGGCTGAGTGCAACCTGCACAAAGTACAAGGAGATTAGAATGCCCACTGTATAAAATACATCCATCATTCCTGTTTCACCACACTCATTTCTGCTCTCAGACTTGCTTCAACTTCACAGACATGAGAGGCCAGGTAGAAGGAGATGTCAGGGGAGGGCTAGCTTGGGTAAATTTTGAGAGGCAGCTCCCTAAGCTGCACACAGCAAAGCAGGCTTGGAGGAGGACTCTACATACTGACAGtagcaaaaataaaggaaagaatgaaTGAGTTTTGCCAGAGGAAGAGATAGGACAAAATaattacagagagaaaatgagaggcAGTATGCACACCCTCATGCTCCAAGGACCTTCAAGGACCTATTTGGAAGAAGAAAGTAGTGCCCACTCTTACTAGAGGGTATGGTGACCCTTCAGCAAGGGAATCCAGGAGGGAGTCTAGTTCTTCCCCAATGATGTCCCCATCCGTGAAGTCCTCCGTGTTCTCAGGCCCTGGCAAGGGTACACAGTCTGGAGATGGGAGcaagctggcagcaggaagcgAGGTGGGCAAACCCTTTGCATCTGAGTCAGAGGGCAAAGGGTCCAGCCCCTCGCtcacagggatggaggtggccacaggagctgggaggcaCTGCAGGTCCATAGAGCAGTCTGTGATGAGAGAGAAACAGAGCCAGTCACCAGGAGAGCCTCTTGCAGGAGGCAAATAGAGCACAACAAGGCAAAACCAATATAGCCAGTCACCAGGAGAGCCTCTTGCAGGAGGCAAATAGAGCACAACAAGGCAAAACCAATATTGTACAACTCCATCAAATCACAAAAAGCAAGTATGCCGGTTGTACAACTCCATCAAATCACAAAAAGCAAGCCGATTTTCTGAGAGGCTCTAGTCTGAAGAGTACTTGCCCCTTCATTTTTGTTCCCACTCTCCAGTGGCTCACCAACAGCTGAAACACATTCTGAGGCCAGTGCCCAGTCTGAATGTCAGGATTGGCAAGCACatacagcagccaggagcaacACAAAACCTGTGGCTGAGCAGTTACTGAATTCACTGTGGTCAGGACTAAAGGCCAGTGGCACATAATACAATTTCTCCATAACCCACCACCTGGTGCATTCTTTAATGCTCCTCACTAATGCATTTGGCAGAGATCACTGTCTTCTCTACTCCTTGGAGCTTTGATATCCCAGCTGAAAGCTTGCTTACTTGCACACCCTTTCTAAAAACCCAGGCATCCTAAACGGAAGAAGATAGAAAATGCAAGGCCCTGTTGGGAGGAAAGTCTGAGATTGAGTGGTCAGATCAAGCTGTGCTAATATGtcccaaaaatccccaccaGACTCACTCAGCTGTCTTCACTCAAGTAAATTCCCTGCCCTGAAGTCCCTTCTGATGTCCAAAAGTAGTAGGTTGCTACTCATGTTCCCCCTCAATATCTGATCAGCTAACATGCCCTTGGGAACTCGTGTGAGGCAAGGTCAAGGCAGGAAACAGCCAGTGATTTTCCCTAAGgtttcttcccctttccagTACATTACTGAAGTAGTAAGATGTTCCCATCATG from Ficedula albicollis isolate OC2 chromosome 1A, FicAlb1.5, whole genome shotgun sequence carries:
- the ZC3H7B gene encoding zinc finger CCCH domain-containing protein 7B isoform X6; the encoded protein is MDLQCLPAPVATSIPVSEGLDPLPSDSDAKGLPTSLPAASLLPSPDCVPLPGPENTEDFTDGDIIGEELDSLLDSLAEGSPYPLSLVQGTIPTNLPTEMPQLIPVFPGGTPLLPPVVTASIPVSTPLPPASFGLVMDPTKQLSSSSVLDAFEAPPGGSGSSTLDSLDSLDLLPYTDTRLDALDSFGTSRGSLDTLDSFPIETSSQELRHPPGSQKPAPVVSELLPRAEVPGCSGAKVNLGGVSHPAVPKATEHLLSQPEPVMPNTALLVKNPLASTHVFKQACHICYPKTGPKAGDYTYREGLEHKCKRDILLGRLKNSEDKTWKRIRPRPTKTNFVGSYYLCKDMLNKQDCKYGDNCTFAYHQEEIDVWTEERKGTLNRDLLFDPLGGIKQSSLTIAKLLKEHQGIFTFLCEICFDSKPRIISKGTKDTPSVCSNLSAKHIFHDNKCLVHIVRSTSLKYSKIRQFQEHFQFDVCRHEVRYGCLREDSCHFAHSFIELKVWLLQQYSGMTHEDIVQESKKYWQQMEAHASKPANNVASPRTPTSSTFDLQMKFVCGQCWRNGQLVEPDKDLKYCSAKAPHCWTKERRVLLVMSKAKKKWVSVRPLPSIRNFPQQYDLCIHAQNGRKCQYVGNCSFAHSPEERDMWTFMKENKILDMQQTYDMWLKKHNPGKPGEGTPLTSREGEKQIQMPTDYADIMMGYHCWLCGKNSNSKKQWQQHIQSEKHKEKVFTSDSDSSCWSYRFPMGEFRLCERFQKNKACPEGEECRYAHGQDELTEWLDRREVLKQKLAKARKDMLLCPRDDDFGKYNFLLRDDV